One genomic segment of Mycolicibacterium gilvum includes these proteins:
- a CDS encoding HNH endonuclease signature motif containing protein, whose product MFDSGLAGLDKPALISAIGQAACEEVRAGARKTAAIAALVHDHVTYDDVRDEWVWDSWIETACELGAVLNTSHRRASAQMRIAVALRDRLPGVAALHAQGRLSARLIGQITWRTRLVQDPQALALIDAAIAEKATRWEPLSEDNLTAALDAVIERFDPDAVIRTREQLKGVDFRIGASDDPDALVTIWGRILGCDAAVLAARVAELLKGLCDDDPRGIGERRSCAVGAIVRGQDYLPCRCGSPDCTAAPVVPGSSNVVISVLADPAALEAVRHLIADEDRHQQDAFAEKQPHAKAKEQGEPAAPAPSNRGRCVRDSGTALLPGVKILPIVALAEAIRAGAAIKQLWLPGPDPEPHYRPSAKLAAFVRARDLFCRYPGCNVPAEQCDLDHVVPWPYGPTHPSNLNCKCRTHHVGKTFAEGWHEEQLPDGTVIWTTPAGQRYTTVPGSRLFFPGWDTTTAELPPMAQPPPDPDRLAKMPKRRRTRAADHAARIKAEREDNAHQRALETERAAARRSGLPPPAPPDYGDDPPPF is encoded by the coding sequence ATGTTCGATTCGGGGTTGGCGGGGCTGGACAAGCCGGCGTTGATCTCGGCGATCGGACAGGCCGCCTGTGAGGAGGTCCGGGCCGGGGCACGCAAGACGGCGGCGATCGCGGCGCTGGTCCATGACCACGTGACCTATGACGATGTGCGCGACGAGTGGGTGTGGGACTCCTGGATCGAGACGGCCTGCGAACTCGGTGCGGTATTGAACACCAGCCACCGCCGCGCCTCGGCCCAGATGCGCATCGCCGTCGCGCTGCGCGATCGGCTGCCCGGGGTTGCCGCCCTTCATGCGCAGGGCCGGCTCAGCGCCCGGCTGATCGGGCAGATCACCTGGCGCACCCGACTGGTGCAGGACCCGCAGGCGCTGGCACTGATCGATGCTGCGATCGCGGAGAAGGCGACGCGGTGGGAACCACTGTCGGAGGACAACCTGACCGCCGCCCTCGACGCGGTGATCGAGCGCTTCGACCCGGACGCCGTGATCAGGACCCGTGAGCAGCTCAAGGGGGTGGATTTCCGGATCGGGGCCAGTGACGACCCTGACGCGCTGGTCACGATCTGGGGCAGAATCCTGGGCTGCGACGCTGCGGTGTTGGCGGCCCGGGTCGCCGAACTGCTCAAAGGGCTCTGCGATGACGACCCCCGCGGTATCGGTGAGCGGCGCTCGTGCGCGGTCGGGGCCATCGTCCGCGGCCAGGATTATCTTCCGTGCCGGTGCGGATCCCCGGACTGCACCGCCGCCCCGGTGGTGCCGGGGTCGTCGAATGTGGTGATCTCGGTGCTGGCCGATCCCGCTGCGCTCGAAGCCGTCCGCCACCTGATCGCCGACGAAGACCGCCACCAACAAGACGCATTCGCCGAGAAGCAGCCGCACGCCAAGGCGAAGGAGCAGGGCGAGCCTGCCGCACCGGCGCCGTCGAATCGTGGCCGGTGTGTGCGGGATTCGGGGACCGCGCTGCTGCCCGGGGTGAAGATCTTGCCGATTGTGGCGCTCGCCGAGGCGATCCGGGCCGGGGCGGCGATCAAGCAACTGTGGCTGCCCGGCCCTGACCCCGAACCGCACTACCGCCCCTCGGCCAAGCTGGCGGCGTTCGTACGAGCCCGAGATCTGTTCTGCCGCTACCCCGGCTGCAACGTGCCCGCCGAACAGTGCGATCTCGACCACGTCGTGCCGTGGCCCTACGGGCCCACCCACCCGTCGAACCTCAACTGCAAGTGCCGAACCCATCACGTGGGCAAGACATTTGCCGAAGGCTGGCACGAGGAACAGTTGCCCGATGGGACGGTGATCTGGACGACCCCGGCCGGGCAGCGCTACACCACGGTGCCGGGCAGTCGGTTGTTCTTCCCCGGCTGGGACACCACCACCGCCGAACTTCCGCCGATGGCCCAACCGCCACCGGACCCCGACCGCCTGGCGAAGATGCCGAAACGACGACGCACCCGCGCCGCCGACCACGCCGCCCGCATCAAAGCCGAACGCGAGGACAACGCCCACCAACGCGCCCTCGAAACCGAACGCGCGGCAGCCAGACGATCCGGCCTACCGCCCCCGGCGCCACCGGACTACGGCGACGACCCGCCACCCTTCTGA
- the ligD gene encoding non-homologous end-joining DNA ligase, protein MPSPATELDVDGVKVRFTNPDKPYFPKLGKNGTKGKLVEYYLAVAHPMVTLLRDRPVHLQRFPDGIDGEEIYQKRVPQKHPDYLETCTVTFPSGRTADALKITHPSAIAWAAQMGTVTLHPWQVRCPDTEHPDELRIDLDPQPGTGFKEAADVAVGVLKPLLDELGLVGYPKTSGGRGVHVFLRIKTDWDFIAVRRAGIALAREVERRAPDAVTTSWWKEERGKRLFIDYNQNARDRTFASPYSARKTPIATVSTPLTWEEMRDAEPDDYTIQTVPDFIAGRPDPWAGIDDNAQSIDTLLEMVHADEERGEGDLPYPPSYPKMPGEPPRVQPSKKVAAHWDEHGNRIAD, encoded by the coding sequence ATGCCAAGCCCGGCAACAGAACTCGACGTCGACGGCGTCAAGGTCCGGTTCACCAACCCGGACAAGCCCTACTTCCCGAAGCTCGGCAAGAACGGCACGAAGGGCAAGCTCGTCGAGTACTACCTGGCGGTCGCCCATCCGATGGTCACGCTGCTGCGCGACAGGCCCGTGCACCTGCAGCGTTTCCCCGACGGCATCGACGGCGAGGAGATCTACCAGAAGCGGGTGCCGCAGAAGCACCCCGACTATCTCGAAACCTGCACCGTCACTTTCCCGTCCGGTCGCACCGCCGACGCGCTGAAGATCACCCACCCGTCGGCGATCGCGTGGGCCGCGCAGATGGGCACCGTCACCCTGCACCCCTGGCAGGTGCGCTGTCCGGACACCGAACATCCCGACGAACTCCGTATCGACCTCGATCCGCAACCGGGAACCGGATTCAAAGAGGCCGCGGACGTTGCTGTGGGCGTACTGAAGCCACTCCTCGACGAACTCGGCCTGGTCGGCTACCCGAAGACCTCCGGCGGCCGCGGCGTACACGTCTTCCTGCGCATCAAGACCGACTGGGACTTCATCGCGGTGCGCCGCGCCGGTATCGCACTGGCCCGCGAAGTCGAGCGGCGGGCACCCGATGCGGTGACGACATCGTGGTGGAAGGAAGAGCGGGGCAAACGGCTCTTCATCGACTACAACCAGAACGCGCGTGATCGCACGTTTGCCTCGCCCTACTCGGCGCGCAAGACCCCGATCGCGACGGTGTCGACGCCGCTGACGTGGGAGGAAATGCGCGACGCCGAACCCGACGACTACACGATCCAGACCGTGCCGGACTTCATCGCCGGCCGCCCCGATCCGTGGGCCGGGATCGACGACAACGCCCAGTCGATCGACACGCTGCTGGAGATGGTCCACGCCGACGAGGAGCGCGGTGAAGGGGACCTGCCGTACCCGCCGAGTTACCCGAAGATGCCGGGCGAACCTCCGCGCGTGCAACCGAGCAAGAAGGTCGCCGCGCACTGGGATGAACACGGCAATCGCATCGCCGACTAG
- a CDS encoding thioesterase II family protein, with amino-acid sequence MTQPPRSRWLRNFHPAPSARIRLVCLPHAGGSASYYFPMSAALSPEFNVYGVQYPGRQDRHSEPFVESVDDLADQIYAEVAALPEAPTAFFGHSMGAVLAFEVARRFESLAGRRPVVVFASGSRAPSHYGDEREYKSDNDLIGVMRDLGGTDPRIFNDPDLLSTFLPAFRNDYRALQAYHRGTEVVISAPIVVMTATDDPKTSEDGARAWLAHTTGGGEVRTFTGGHFYLEKQPQKVIDVVTQTLRDVG; translated from the coding sequence GTGACACAGCCGCCGCGCAGTCGCTGGCTCCGCAACTTCCATCCGGCCCCGAGCGCCCGCATCCGGCTCGTGTGCCTGCCGCATGCCGGAGGGTCGGCCAGCTACTACTTCCCGATGTCGGCGGCGCTGTCGCCCGAGTTCAACGTCTACGGCGTGCAGTACCCGGGCCGGCAGGACCGGCACAGCGAACCGTTCGTCGAGTCCGTCGACGACCTCGCCGACCAGATCTACGCCGAGGTCGCGGCACTGCCCGAGGCGCCGACCGCCTTCTTCGGACACAGCATGGGCGCGGTGCTGGCGTTCGAGGTGGCCAGGCGGTTCGAGTCCCTGGCGGGTCGGCGGCCGGTGGTCGTGTTCGCGTCCGGGTCCCGCGCCCCGAGCCACTACGGCGACGAGCGCGAGTACAAGAGCGACAACGATCTGATCGGCGTGATGCGGGATCTCGGCGGCACCGATCCGCGCATCTTCAACGACCCCGACCTGCTGTCGACGTTCCTGCCGGCGTTCCGCAACGATTACCGGGCGCTGCAGGCCTACCATCGCGGCACCGAGGTCGTGATCAGCGCGCCCATCGTGGTGATGACCGCGACCGACGATCCGAAGACCAGTGAGGACGGCGCGCGCGCCTGGCTCGCGCACACCACCGGCGGCGGCGAGGTGCGCACGTTCACCGGCGGCCACTTCTACCTGGAGAAGCAGCCGCAGAAGGTCATCGACGTGGTGACCCAGACGCTGCGCGACGTCGGCTAA
- a CDS encoding cytochrome P450 — protein sequence MSGLYYDPYNVEIDVDPYPVYKRLRDEAPLYYNEKLDFWALSRFADVDSALKDVDNLSNAKGDILEVVKAEPVMPDGVFINEDPPVHTVHRPLVSRAFTPRKMKAIEEQVRAFCTACLDPLQGGDRFDFTLDLGAEMPMRVIGMLVGMPDSLQRSVRKAAGARLRNKPGEPLPVKKDNYFNGNMFRDYVAWRKDNPSDDLVTELLNVEFEDVDGSRRKLREEELLVFLGVIANAGTETVGRLFGWLGKVLADHPDARRELAADPSLIPGAIEEILRVEPPVHNIARYVAKDVTYHGQTVPAGSALLLMAGAANRDERRFDDPDVFDIRRNPNHLTFGRGAHFCLGTSLARIEGRIALEEILKRWPDWTIDEDNAHRAPTATVRGWDSMPAIVG from the coding sequence GTGAGCGGCCTGTATTACGACCCCTACAACGTCGAGATCGATGTCGACCCGTACCCGGTGTACAAGCGGCTACGTGACGAAGCGCCGTTGTACTACAACGAGAAGCTCGACTTCTGGGCTCTGAGCCGGTTCGCCGACGTCGATTCCGCGCTCAAGGACGTCGATAACCTCAGCAATGCCAAAGGCGACATCCTCGAGGTGGTCAAAGCCGAACCTGTGATGCCGGACGGGGTGTTCATCAACGAGGACCCGCCGGTGCACACCGTGCATCGACCGCTGGTGTCGCGGGCGTTCACCCCGCGCAAGATGAAGGCGATCGAGGAGCAGGTCAGGGCATTCTGTACGGCCTGCCTGGATCCGCTGCAGGGTGGGGACCGCTTCGACTTCACCCTCGATCTGGGCGCGGAGATGCCGATGCGGGTGATCGGCATGCTGGTCGGGATGCCAGACTCGCTGCAGCGCAGTGTCCGTAAGGCCGCCGGTGCGCGCCTACGTAACAAGCCGGGTGAGCCGCTGCCGGTGAAGAAGGACAACTACTTCAACGGCAACATGTTTCGTGACTACGTGGCGTGGCGCAAGGATAACCCATCCGACGATCTCGTCACCGAGTTGCTCAATGTCGAGTTCGAGGATGTCGACGGAAGCAGGCGGAAGCTCCGGGAGGAGGAACTGCTGGTTTTTCTCGGTGTCATCGCCAACGCGGGAACCGAGACCGTGGGCCGGTTGTTCGGCTGGCTCGGCAAGGTACTCGCCGACCATCCGGATGCACGCCGGGAACTCGCGGCCGACCCGTCCCTGATTCCCGGGGCCATCGAGGAGATCCTGCGCGTGGAGCCCCCGGTGCACAACATCGCCCGGTACGTGGCCAAAGACGTGACGTACCACGGCCAGACGGTGCCGGCCGGCAGTGCGCTGTTGCTGATGGCAGGTGCGGCGAACCGGGACGAGCGCCGGTTCGACGACCCTGACGTGTTCGACATCCGGCGCAACCCCAACCACCTCACCTTCGGGCGTGGGGCGCACTTCTGCCTCGGGACATCCCTGGCCCGTATCGAGGGGCGTATCGCTCTGGAGGAGATCCTGAAGCGCTGGCCCGACTGGACGATCGACGAGGACAACGCGCACCGTGCCCCCACGGCCACGGTGCGGGGCTGGGATTCGATGCCCGCGATCGTCGGTTAA
- a CDS encoding VOC family protein — MDVSHVGLRVRDLEASLKFYTALGFTEVKRLTVPDQMAQGLLGLAPPIGFEAVYLRNGGVVLQLLTFAGYPARDEPERGMVGAGLTHLSLAVADLVTARDAVTAAGGAVVADPGGGFACMVRDPDGQLIELVAERFRPVT; from the coding sequence ATGGACGTCAGTCACGTCGGGCTCCGGGTGCGCGATCTGGAGGCGTCTCTGAAGTTCTACACCGCGCTCGGCTTCACCGAGGTGAAGCGTCTGACGGTGCCGGATCAGATGGCTCAGGGCCTGCTGGGGTTGGCGCCACCGATCGGATTCGAGGCGGTGTACCTGCGCAACGGCGGTGTAGTGCTACAACTGTTGACGTTCGCCGGATACCCGGCGCGCGACGAGCCCGAGCGCGGCATGGTCGGTGCGGGACTGACCCATCTGTCTCTCGCCGTCGCTGATCTCGTCACCGCCCGGGACGCGGTGACGGCCGCCGGGGGAGCCGTCGTCGCCGACCCCGGTGGCGGATTCGCCTGCATGGTCCGCGATCCCGACGGCCAGCTGATCGAGTTGGTCGCCGAGCGGTTCCGCCCGGTTACTTGA
- a CDS encoding ATP-dependent DNA ligase, translating to MEAVDLPVRPPLEPMLAKAQTMVPDDPGVWSYEPKWDGFRALVFRDGDDVVLLSRSGKDLGRYFPEVLDSVRDELAPRCVLDGEIVVPREIGGRMRLDWESLSQRIHPAESRITLLSEQTPAHFIGFDALALGDTPLMKEPFRTRREALIDAVTPKQWCHVTRTTEDPQLGTQWLDEFEGAGLDGVIAKRLDGPYLPGKREMVKVKHHRDADCVAMGYRIHKSGEGIGSILLGLYRDDGELQMVGGAASFTAKARLKLLDDLEPLRIGGDLRDGEPSRWNSAADKRWIPVRPERVCEVAYDQMEGNTEHGRRFRHAVKFLRWRPDRDPQSCTFDQLDVPLHFDLYDVLERS from the coding sequence ATGGAAGCCGTGGACCTACCCGTTCGACCGCCACTGGAGCCGATGCTGGCCAAGGCGCAGACAATGGTGCCCGACGATCCTGGCGTGTGGTCCTACGAACCGAAGTGGGACGGCTTCCGCGCGCTGGTGTTCCGCGACGGGGATGACGTCGTCCTGCTGTCGCGCAGCGGCAAGGACCTCGGACGGTACTTCCCCGAGGTGCTCGACTCGGTCCGCGACGAACTCGCGCCGCGCTGCGTCCTCGACGGCGAGATCGTCGTCCCCCGCGAGATAGGGGGACGGATGCGACTGGACTGGGAGTCGCTGAGCCAGCGGATCCATCCCGCCGAGTCCCGCATCACGCTGCTGTCGGAGCAGACACCCGCACACTTCATCGGCTTCGATGCCCTGGCGCTCGGAGACACCCCGCTGATGAAAGAGCCGTTCCGGACCCGCCGCGAAGCGCTCATCGACGCCGTGACGCCCAAACAGTGGTGCCATGTGACCCGCACGACCGAGGATCCCCAGCTGGGCACACAGTGGCTCGACGAGTTCGAGGGCGCCGGCCTCGACGGGGTGATCGCCAAGCGTCTCGACGGGCCCTACCTGCCCGGGAAACGGGAGATGGTGAAGGTCAAGCACCACCGTGACGCCGACTGCGTGGCGATGGGCTACCGGATCCACAAGAGCGGCGAGGGCATCGGCTCGATTCTGCTCGGCCTGTACCGCGACGACGGGGAGCTGCAGATGGTCGGCGGCGCGGCCTCGTTCACCGCCAAGGCGCGGCTGAAGCTGCTCGACGACCTGGAACCGCTGCGCATCGGTGGCGATCTACGCGACGGTGAACCCAGCCGGTGGAACTCCGCGGCCGACAAGCGTTGGATCCCGGTGCGCCCCGAGCGGGTGTGCGAGGTGGCCTACGACCAGATGGAAGGCAACACCGAGCACGGACGACGGTTCCGCCACGCCGTGAAGTTCCTGCGCTGGCGCCCCGACCGGGACCCGCAGAGCTGCACGTTCGACCAGCTCGACGTCCCCCTGCACTTCGACCTCTACGACGTGCTGGAAAGGTCCTGA
- a CDS encoding TetR/AcrR family transcriptional regulator: protein MATSSRRVGAETSKTRDTLLDCVETMMLEEGYASVTYRALAAKAGVTPSLVQYYFPTLDDVFIAAIRRYSERNLAHLNKVMEKRAEDPLRALWEYSWDEATGTLMTEFMALGNHRKSIRTEIAAVTESVRTLQLDALTAKFGADARPWGDLSLPALQLLISSLPKFLNLEKGVGVETAHAELIEAFEGYLDSIEPAVKRKPAPRKRSR, encoded by the coding sequence ATGGCGACCTCGTCGCGGCGCGTGGGCGCCGAAACCTCCAAGACTCGCGACACCCTGCTCGACTGCGTCGAGACGATGATGCTCGAAGAGGGCTACGCGAGTGTCACCTACCGGGCGCTGGCCGCCAAGGCCGGTGTCACGCCGAGTCTGGTGCAGTACTACTTCCCCACGCTCGACGACGTGTTCATCGCCGCAATCCGGCGCTACTCCGAACGCAACCTCGCCCACCTGAACAAAGTGATGGAGAAGCGAGCCGAGGATCCGCTACGGGCACTGTGGGAGTACAGCTGGGACGAGGCCACCGGGACGCTGATGACGGAGTTCATGGCGCTGGGCAACCACCGCAAGTCGATCCGCACGGAGATCGCGGCGGTGACCGAGAGCGTGCGGACACTGCAACTGGACGCGCTCACCGCGAAGTTCGGCGCCGACGCCCGCCCATGGGGCGACCTGTCGCTGCCGGCGCTGCAGTTGCTCATCTCCAGCCTGCCGAAGTTCCTGAACCTGGAGAAGGGTGTCGGTGTGGAGACTGCGCACGCCGAGCTGATCGAGGCGTTCGAGGGATATCTCGATTCAATCGAGCCAGCCGTGAAGCGGAAACCAGCCCCGCGCAAGCGGTCCCGGTAA
- a CDS encoding nuclear transport factor 2 family protein codes for MTDSTELEDLRKRVQYLEDRTAVLDCVMKQARGHDRHDAELMGSVYFEDGIDEHGPTVKTGPEYGDWANEAHTAVFEDHLHNITTHTCEIDGDVAHAESYVMGAMRVKGGKIVSLMGGRYIDRLERRDGVWKIALRRCTIEWMISGDSSILSKSAVKGFIKGQWDKTDASYLRPLKLDDPVDRW; via the coding sequence TTGACCGATTCCACAGAGCTCGAGGACCTCCGCAAGCGCGTGCAGTACCTCGAGGACCGCACCGCGGTCCTCGACTGCGTGATGAAGCAGGCCCGCGGACACGATCGTCACGATGCCGAGCTGATGGGCAGCGTGTACTTTGAGGACGGCATCGACGAACACGGACCGACCGTCAAAACCGGTCCTGAGTATGGCGATTGGGCCAATGAGGCACACACCGCGGTGTTCGAGGACCATCTGCACAACATCACTACCCACACCTGCGAGATCGACGGCGACGTCGCGCACGCCGAGAGCTACGTGATGGGCGCGATGCGGGTCAAGGGCGGCAAGATCGTGTCGCTGATGGGCGGACGCTACATCGACCGGCTGGAACGCCGCGACGGTGTCTGGAAGATCGCCCTGCGCCGCTGCACCATCGAGTGGATGATCAGCGGCGATTCCTCGATCCTGAGCAAGAGCGCGGTCAAGGGCTTCATCAAGGGCCAGTGGGACAAGACCGACGCCTCCTACCTCCGCCCACTGAAGCTGGACGATCCCGTCGACCGGTGGTGA
- a CDS encoding SDR family oxidoreductase: protein MNLAGRVALVTGGASGIGRATAVRLAAEGMQVCVVDIDGSAAEEVAESFGGIGLRCDVTDPDQVDATFAACVAGLGRLDLAFLNAGVTIEWSGDIGSLDVAQYRRSVGVNVDGVVFGARAAVRTMQSLGANTDRAILATASLAGLMPWHADPVYSLGKHGVVGFMRSIAPNLAAEGIAVHTICPGITETGVLGDRRSLVERIGVPVMEPDAIADAVMVALDAPADATGTCWVAQYGKPAWPMAFAPVESPDSRLNVPVRLR, encoded by the coding sequence GTGAACCTCGCCGGACGTGTCGCGCTGGTGACCGGAGGTGCGTCCGGCATCGGGCGCGCGACCGCCGTGCGGTTGGCCGCCGAGGGCATGCAGGTGTGCGTGGTCGACATCGACGGTTCGGCGGCCGAGGAGGTCGCCGAATCTTTCGGAGGGATCGGATTGCGCTGCGACGTCACCGATCCCGACCAGGTCGACGCAACATTTGCCGCCTGCGTCGCCGGTTTGGGCAGGCTGGACCTCGCGTTTCTGAACGCCGGCGTCACCATCGAGTGGTCGGGGGACATCGGTTCCCTCGACGTGGCCCAGTACCGGCGCTCGGTCGGGGTGAACGTCGACGGTGTGGTGTTCGGCGCCCGAGCGGCGGTGCGGACCATGCAATCGTTGGGGGCCAACACCGATCGGGCGATCCTGGCGACCGCGTCCCTGGCCGGCCTGATGCCCTGGCATGCCGACCCGGTCTACTCGCTGGGTAAGCACGGCGTCGTCGGGTTCATGCGTTCGATCGCCCCGAACCTGGCCGCCGAAGGTATTGCGGTACATACCATCTGCCCAGGGATTACCGAGACAGGTGTGCTGGGCGACCGGCGCTCCCTCGTCGAACGCATCGGTGTCCCCGTGATGGAGCCCGACGCGATCGCCGATGCGGTCATGGTTGCGTTGGATGCGCCCGCGGACGCCACCGGGACGTGTTGGGTGGCGCAATACGGAAAACCAGCCTGGCCCATGGCATTCGCGCCGGTGGAGAGCCCTGACAGCCGACTGAACGTGCCGGTCCGTCTGCGTTAA
- a CDS encoding TIGR03619 family F420-dependent LLM class oxidoreductase, whose product MHIGFVSMNTPDDIAPDVLARELEQRGFESLWVGEHPQIPVSAAGSMPPALLHAQQRIWDPLLSLLAAAQATSTLRLGTAVALPLEHELFTFAKQVATLDRFSAGRLLLGVGVGVRAELAVSSSIAWADRYRALSDMVAALRVLWTDDEAEHHGEFYDFEPVWCHPKPQQQAGPPLLAAATGPRAIGDCLPWADGWLPGDAAYRDLPAAVADFRRRAEDAGRDPATLDLTVMAWGDPSEKRLARYRDLGFTRVVIGGGRRDGDPSTTVPFLDRYAAMVTELK is encoded by the coding sequence ATGCACATCGGATTCGTCAGCATGAACACCCCGGACGACATCGCCCCCGACGTTCTGGCCCGTGAATTGGAACAGCGCGGGTTCGAGTCGCTGTGGGTCGGTGAGCATCCGCAGATCCCGGTGTCCGCCGCGGGCTCGATGCCGCCGGCGCTGTTGCACGCCCAGCAGCGAATCTGGGACCCGCTGCTGTCCCTGCTCGCCGCCGCGCAGGCCACTTCGACGCTCCGGCTCGGCACCGCGGTTGCGCTCCCGCTGGAGCACGAGTTGTTCACGTTCGCAAAGCAAGTGGCGACGCTGGACCGGTTCAGCGCCGGCCGGCTTCTGTTGGGAGTCGGGGTCGGGGTGCGGGCCGAACTCGCGGTATCGAGCTCGATCGCGTGGGCCGACCGCTACCGGGCGCTGTCGGACATGGTCGCCGCGCTACGGGTGTTGTGGACCGACGACGAGGCCGAGCATCACGGCGAGTTTTACGATTTCGAGCCGGTGTGGTGCCACCCCAAGCCGCAACAGCAGGCGGGCCCTCCGCTGCTCGCCGCGGCCACCGGACCCAGGGCGATCGGAGACTGCCTACCGTGGGCCGACGGGTGGCTTCCCGGCGATGCCGCGTACCGTGACCTCCCTGCGGCGGTGGCGGATTTCAGGCGGCGAGCCGAGGATGCCGGCCGGGACCCGGCCACGCTCGACCTGACGGTCATGGCGTGGGGAGACCCGTCGGAGAAGCGCCTCGCCCGATACCGGGACCTCGGTTTCACTCGCGTCGTGATCGGCGGGGGCCGGCGCGACGGCGACCCTTCGACCACGGTGCCATTCCTCGATCGTTACGCCGCGATGGTCACCGAACTCAAGTAA
- a CDS encoding NAD(P)H-dependent amine dehydrogenase family protein, producing the protein MPNNAPHRVVQWTTGNVGKSSVAAITANPTLELVGCYAWSDDKVGRDVGELVGIEPLGVAATNDVDALLALKPDAVVYNPMWIDVDELVRILEAGVNVVASASFITGHNLGDGRAKLADACERGGSTLFGSGVSPGFAELLAIVAGTACDRIDKVVISESADTTLYDSPDTERPVGFDMAIDDPALQPMAAQGTAVFAEAVQLVADALGIELDEITCVSEYAQTTEDLPMASWTIKAGHVAGVFASWQGIYQGRTVIDINVRWKKGQTLEPDWQLDGDGWKITIEGRPTVNMSVGFLPPQDMIENAKTLEDFFVLGHIMTALPPIHAIPAVVAAAPGIATYNDLPLPLPRGVVPTR; encoded by the coding sequence CGGCTGTTACGCCTGGTCAGACGACAAGGTCGGCCGTGACGTCGGCGAGCTCGTCGGCATCGAGCCGCTCGGGGTGGCCGCCACCAACGATGTGGACGCGCTGCTGGCACTCAAGCCCGACGCCGTGGTGTACAACCCGATGTGGATCGACGTCGACGAGCTGGTGCGCATCCTGGAGGCCGGCGTCAACGTGGTGGCGTCGGCGTCCTTCATCACCGGACACAATCTGGGCGACGGCCGCGCCAAGCTCGCCGATGCCTGCGAGCGGGGCGGTTCGACACTGTTCGGATCCGGTGTCAGTCCCGGGTTCGCCGAACTGCTCGCGATCGTCGCGGGCACGGCGTGCGACCGCATCGACAAGGTCGTCATCTCCGAGTCGGCCGACACCACGTTGTACGACTCCCCTGACACCGAGCGTCCGGTCGGGTTCGACATGGCCATCGACGATCCGGCACTGCAGCCGATGGCGGCGCAGGGCACCGCGGTGTTCGCCGAGGCCGTGCAGCTGGTCGCCGACGCGCTCGGCATCGAGCTCGACGAGATCACGTGCGTGTCCGAGTACGCCCAGACCACCGAGGACCTCCCGATGGCGTCCTGGACGATCAAAGCCGGCCACGTCGCCGGCGTCTTCGCCAGCTGGCAGGGGATCTACCAGGGCCGGACCGTCATCGACATCAACGTCCGGTGGAAGAAGGGCCAGACCCTGGAGCCGGACTGGCAGCTCGACGGCGACGGCTGGAAGATCACGATCGAGGGGCGGCCCACCGTCAACATGTCCGTGGGATTCCTTCCTCCGCAGGACATGATCGAGAACGCGAAGACGCTCGAGGACTTCTTCGTGCTCGGGCACATCATGACCGCGTTGCCGCCGATCCACGCGATTCCGGCCGTCGTCGCGGCGGCTCCGGGCATCGCGACCTACAACGATCTGCCGCTGCCGCTGCCGCGGGGTGTCGTCCCGACGCGTTAG